A section of the Roseivirga sp. BDSF3-8 genome encodes:
- a CDS encoding class I SAM-dependent methyltransferase, producing MIQDFYQQYSRYYDVIANDRDFSAQTRLIRNRLNTNEGQKKVLELFAGPAYHGIEFQSGHNDYVAAIESSPHMKHLAEDKGFGSPGEYYIGSIPTDLKQFSENTFDCILGLRYSIGYLSRENLYEMLRQCKRLIKASGKVFLEVHDISAITGNLTNDSIRDRKKTTDSDEEINCIWPDGAIQWDNLDYKASMNVSLTIEREQEKVEKSFVSIENIYCAKEVIFLANLIGFSSALPQFEGNDKQVWFNEFKSSIIIELFL from the coding sequence ATGATACAGGATTTTTACCAGCAATACTCTCGGTATTATGATGTCATAGCTAATGACAGGGATTTTTCTGCTCAAACCAGACTGATTCGAAACCGCTTAAACACAAATGAGGGTCAAAAAAAAGTTTTAGAGCTTTTTGCCGGTCCGGCTTATCATGGAATAGAATTTCAGTCCGGACACAATGATTATGTAGCAGCTATAGAGAGTAGCCCGCACATGAAACATTTGGCAGAAGATAAAGGATTTGGTAGTCCTGGTGAATATTATATTGGCAGTATTCCTACAGACCTTAAGCAGTTTTCAGAAAATACTTTCGATTGCATACTGGGTTTGAGATATAGTATTGGCTACTTGTCCAGAGAAAACCTTTATGAGATGCTGCGGCAGTGTAAAAGACTGATCAAAGCCTCTGGAAAGGTATTTCTTGAAGTACATGACATATCTGCCATAACAGGAAACCTTACTAACGACAGTATTCGCGACCGGAAAAAAACTACTGATTCAGATGAAGAAATAAACTGTATATGGCCAGACGGAGCAATCCAATGGGACAATTTGGATTATAAGGCTTCTATGAACGTATCTCTTACTATAGAAAGAGAACAAGAGAAGGTTGAAAAATCCTTTGTATCCATTGAAAATATATACTGTGCTAAAGAGGTTATTTTCTTAGCAAACCTAATAGGTTTCAGTAGCGCATTACCTCAATTTGAGGGTAATGATAAGCAAGTTTGGTTCAATGAATTTAAAAGCTCAATAATTATAGAACTATTCCTATGA
- a CDS encoding radical SAM protein, producing MNKKLCLIRAPYLYKYANLDIAEEPILTYLMGYFKSIGFEKFYLFDFHLVRDTSLKDLLIDGITDYVIAVRETGENVHYVKRLCKNLTQATNANVYVYGHVARLKKMTGWPENVKFVHQSEIALAKEIGLDTTGATFGNGLTADPYFHTFSFSPSTAKRAKAALETTRGCHFPCSFCFINQGKNYDKRWSMRPNEDVLADIGYYYDLGIRSYVFYDSEFIGKNPDDYPQKKALLKEIIENYPGIKYKIYCRADTLTAFNEFALLKESGLVQVFVGAESLDQSDLDALNKNLSVEVTLECIDKLKEHDIYANLSFITFNRNTTISTLETNLEKITTLLIEKPRLIGVPGFTFAFESNWRPDKKRKEEDAKKNLLSGKTYVLHDLKQKEQPEDAEVFSAELEALMEIYRLLAYEWNKKLTKLNYSRDKSSTEELNQINDWFEGLSGFCLKIMKKYLYAFKANELNLDSLAFHSEKLFEEIADYYKVLPSHLQELETYTSHASTMSYSAQSERVEDDEYWLNNIPA from the coding sequence ATGAATAAAAAACTATGCCTTATCCGGGCTCCTTATCTATATAAATATGCCAATCTTGATATTGCAGAGGAACCTATCCTTACCTATCTTATGGGCTATTTTAAGTCCATAGGTTTTGAGAAGTTTTACCTTTTTGATTTTCATCTTGTAAGAGATACCAGCTTAAAAGATTTACTTATAGATGGCATAACAGATTATGTTATAGCTGTTAGAGAAACAGGTGAAAATGTTCACTACGTAAAAAGACTTTGTAAAAACCTCACGCAGGCAACAAACGCCAATGTCTATGTGTACGGACATGTAGCCCGCCTCAAAAAAATGACGGGATGGCCGGAAAACGTTAAATTTGTACACCAGAGTGAAATAGCCCTGGCAAAGGAGATTGGCCTTGATACCACCGGAGCCACCTTTGGCAATGGCCTTACGGCAGATCCTTACTTTCATACCTTTTCTTTTTCGCCCTCTACGGCGAAGAGAGCCAAAGCCGCTCTGGAGACCACCAGAGGGTGTCACTTTCCTTGCTCTTTTTGCTTTATAAATCAGGGCAAAAACTACGATAAACGCTGGTCCATGAGGCCAAATGAAGATGTACTAGCGGATATCGGCTATTATTATGATCTGGGAATAAGAAGTTACGTATTCTATGACTCCGAATTCATAGGTAAAAATCCTGATGATTATCCCCAGAAAAAAGCGCTGTTAAAAGAAATTATTGAGAATTATCCCGGTATAAAATATAAGATATACTGTCGGGCAGATACACTGACCGCCTTTAATGAATTTGCTTTACTTAAGGAGTCAGGACTAGTACAGGTTTTCGTCGGGGCAGAATCTCTTGACCAGAGTGATCTTGATGCTCTAAATAAAAACCTATCCGTAGAGGTAACATTAGAATGTATAGATAAGCTCAAAGAGCATGATATCTATGCTAATTTAAGCTTCATTACCTTTAACAGGAATACTACCATATCAACTCTGGAAACAAATCTGGAAAAGATAACAACATTGCTGATTGAGAAGCCTAGACTTATAGGTGTGCCCGGCTTTACATTTGCCTTTGAAAGCAATTGGCGACCGGATAAGAAAAGGAAAGAAGAAGATGCTAAAAAGAACTTGCTTTCTGGCAAAACATATGTTTTGCACGATCTGAAACAGAAGGAGCAACCTGAAGATGCAGAAGTATTCAGTGCTGAATTGGAAGCACTAATGGAAATATATAGACTTTTAGCCTACGAGTGGAATAAAAAGCTTACCAAACTGAATTATTCCAGAGATAAAAGTAGTACTGAAGAGCTGAACCAAATTAATGATTGGTTTGAAGGTCTGTCCGGTTTCTGCCTAAAGATCATGAAGAAATATCTTTATGCTTTCAAGGCTAATGAGTTAAACCTTGATAGCCTGGCTTTTCATAGCGAAAAGTTATTTGAAGAGATTGCAGATTATTATAAAGTTCTTCCTTCTCACCTTCAGGAATTGGAGACTTATACATCTCATGCCAGCACCATGTCATATAGTGCCCAATCTGAAAGGGTGGAAGACGATGAATACTGGCTAAACAATATTCCTGCGTGA
- a CDS encoding NADP-dependent oxidoreductase, producing the protein MKAVTIKNFGAPSVLEISEIDTPKPGKDQVLVKIHASAVNPMDWKIRQFGTGKKLDKPLVLGMDMAGEIVIPDASAEFKEGDKVYGYIDTAIMGCYAEYAAVPASNIAIMPKNISFEEAASLPVSCITAIEGLYVKHNLKEGEKVLIHAAAGGVGVMAVQLARLSGATVYATASSRNHEFLSKLGVHECIDYNTVMFDEALSDLDVVFEAIGGDVQKRSHKVLKKGGSLVSITDIPDKEVADQYDINVYHVWAHPNKQMLNKVTQLVEGGVLEPVIGKAFTLEDIKQAHVLSETGHARGKIVVTI; encoded by the coding sequence ATGAAAGCCGTAACAATTAAAAATTTTGGTGCACCTTCTGTCTTAGAGATATCAGAAATTGACACACCCAAACCGGGAAAAGATCAGGTACTGGTTAAAATCCATGCAAGTGCCGTCAATCCTATGGACTGGAAGATTAGGCAGTTTGGTACCGGAAAGAAATTAGACAAACCCTTAGTTTTAGGTATGGATATGGCCGGTGAGATAGTGATCCCGGATGCTTCTGCTGAATTTAAAGAAGGGGATAAGGTTTATGGATACATCGACACAGCCATCATGGGTTGTTATGCAGAATATGCGGCCGTGCCGGCATCCAATATTGCCATAATGCCCAAAAATATAAGTTTTGAAGAGGCAGCCTCCCTTCCTGTGTCATGTATTACCGCTATAGAGGGATTGTATGTGAAACATAATTTGAAAGAAGGGGAAAAGGTACTCATTCATGCAGCGGCGGGCGGTGTCGGGGTTATGGCCGTACAACTGGCACGGCTGTCGGGAGCTACAGTATATGCAACAGCATCTTCCAGAAACCATGAATTCTTATCAAAATTGGGAGTACATGAGTGTATTGATTATAACACAGTCATGTTCGATGAGGCACTGTCTGATTTAGATGTCGTATTTGAAGCTATAGGAGGAGATGTGCAAAAAAGGTCTCATAAGGTATTGAAAAAGGGAGGCTCTCTTGTTTCTATTACAGACATACCTGACAAAGAAGTAGCCGACCAATATGACATAAACGTCTATCATGTATGGGCCCATCCAAATAAACAGATGCTTAATAAAGTCACTCAACTGGTTGAAGGTGGAGTTCTGGAACCTGTTATAGGAAAGGCATTCACATTAGAAGATATAAAACAGGCTCATGTATTGAGTGAAACTGGGCATGCCAGAGGTAAGATAGTAGTAACTATATAA
- a CDS encoding LLM class flavin-dependent oxidoreductase — MKRTDQIPYSILELAAVSKGKAIGQVYKDSLDLAQHAEKLGYHRFWLAEHHNMISIASSATPVLIGHIAEGTESIRVGSGGIMLPNHSPLIVSEQFGTLAHLHPGRIDLGLGRAPGTDQTTAYAIRPDRMQSVYNFPNEVEQIQQFFSDNRGAQVRAYVAENQEVPVYILGSSTDSAVLAAKMGLPYAFASHFAPAMLFEALDIYRSNFKPSEYLDKPYVIGLVNVIAADTDSEAERLSTSLIRMFLGILTNQRDYMQPPEAFTDQHRALLNDPAFQRMLRYAFIGSKDTVREMTKSFLKETGADEIMVASHVYDHSARLHSYSLFAEAMQEIGELNPV, encoded by the coding sequence ATGAAACGAACAGATCAGATCCCCTATTCCATACTCGAGCTGGCGGCCGTAAGTAAAGGCAAAGCCATCGGACAAGTATATAAAGATAGCCTCGATCTGGCACAGCACGCCGAGAAGCTCGGATACCATAGGTTTTGGCTTGCTGAGCATCATAATATGATCAGTATTGCCAGTTCCGCCACGCCGGTTTTGATAGGGCATATTGCAGAAGGGACTGAGAGCATACGCGTAGGTTCAGGAGGTATTATGCTGCCAAACCACTCTCCTCTTATCGTGTCGGAACAGTTCGGAACGCTAGCCCATTTGCACCCCGGCCGCATAGACCTGGGGCTGGGCCGTGCGCCAGGTACAGACCAGACCACCGCCTATGCCATACGGCCAGACAGGATGCAGTCCGTTTACAATTTCCCCAATGAAGTAGAGCAGATTCAACAGTTCTTTTCTGATAACCGCGGCGCCCAGGTCCGCGCCTATGTAGCGGAAAACCAGGAAGTGCCCGTCTACATACTGGGTTCCAGTACTGACAGCGCCGTACTGGCCGCTAAAATGGGCTTACCCTATGCTTTTGCCAGTCACTTTGCCCCCGCCATGCTATTCGAAGCACTGGATATTTACCGTAGTAATTTCAAACCGTCCGAGTACCTGGATAAGCCGTACGTGATCGGGCTGGTAAATGTGATAGCTGCCGATACGGACAGTGAAGCTGAAAGATTGTCTACCTCTTTGATCAGAATGTTCCTCGGTATACTCACCAACCAGCGGGACTACATGCAGCCCCCCGAAGCCTTTACTGATCAGCACCGGGCATTGCTCAACGATCCTGCCTTTCAGCGTATGCTCAGGTATGCCTTCATAGGGAGCAAGGATACGGTGCGCGAAATGACCAAAAGCTTTCTGAAAGAAACCGGTGCGGATGAGATAATGGTGGCCTCACATGTATATGATCACAGTGCACGCCTGCATTCATATAGCCTGTTTGCAGAAGCTATGCAGGAGATCGGTGAACTAAACCCCGTTTAG
- a CDS encoding S41 family peptidase, which yields MKYLFALLPALLCIQTRSHAQRQMFSAEEVREDMAYMVTSLDQTHYDLYAYTDSVSFWHNYEAVKSEIGDDSLSMVEATSLLQKVIAAANNGHTEIDFPVAAYIPYVYGGGTVFPLEVALEGGRAFVRESFLPEGDGPGRGDELLAIEGKPVGEYIDMMQQHISAERRYFKDAKFELFTLPRQYWQHFEPKDEFSITYRDGEGNTHTDRVAAVKALDYEQNRYGILRMAPELRLEDDVAYLHPGAFSGEDIQPYRDFIDSAFSAINKRNIPHLVLDLRNHPGGDDAYSDYLIRYIADRPFKWYSTFHIRSSRILKEHTRDTTSAYSQAIHARKNGERFTFDFGPVEPVGERKRYKGEVYVLINRQSHSMSTVAAATIKDYGFGTLVGEETGEYASLHASQFGFALPATGIIVKLSKGYIIRPGGSEAREGLKPDIMIGDHLLDDEDEILDTLLNKLDQ from the coding sequence ATGAAATACCTGTTTGCCTTATTGCCTGCCTTGCTATGTATCCAAACCCGGTCGCATGCTCAGCGGCAGATGTTTTCTGCAGAGGAGGTGCGTGAGGACATGGCGTATATGGTTACGTCGCTGGACCAAACGCATTATGACCTGTATGCCTATACGGATTCGGTGAGCTTCTGGCATAATTACGAGGCGGTAAAAAGTGAGATCGGTGATGACTCGCTGAGTATGGTAGAGGCTACCTCGCTGCTGCAAAAGGTAATAGCCGCAGCGAATAATGGCCATACGGAGATCGACTTTCCGGTAGCTGCTTACATTCCCTATGTGTATGGCGGGGGCACTGTGTTTCCGCTGGAGGTGGCCCTGGAGGGTGGCCGTGCCTTCGTGAGGGAATCATTTTTACCGGAAGGGGATGGACCTGGCCGGGGCGATGAGCTATTGGCTATAGAAGGAAAGCCTGTGGGCGAATATATTGATATGATGCAGCAGCACATATCGGCGGAGAGGCGGTACTTTAAAGATGCTAAGTTTGAACTGTTTACCCTGCCGCGTCAGTATTGGCAGCACTTCGAACCAAAGGATGAGTTTAGCATCACGTACCGGGATGGGGAAGGCAACACGCACACGGACAGGGTGGCGGCCGTGAAGGCGCTGGATTACGAGCAGAACCGCTACGGCATACTGCGTATGGCTCCTGAGCTACGCCTGGAGGATGATGTGGCTTACCTGCATCCGGGGGCCTTTTCTGGTGAGGACATACAGCCTTACCGCGACTTTATTGATTCGGCCTTTTCAGCAATAAACAAACGGAATATTCCCCACCTGGTACTGGACCTGCGAAACCACCCGGGGGGCGATGACGCGTACAGTGATTACCTGATCAGGTATATCGCGGACCGGCCATTTAAGTGGTACAGTACCTTTCATATCCGGAGCAGCCGTATACTGAAAGAGCATACGCGGGACACTACGAGCGCCTACAGCCAGGCGATACATGCCCGCAAAAACGGGGAGCGTTTTACGTTTGATTTCGGCCCGGTGGAGCCGGTGGGGGAAAGGAAAAGGTATAAGGGGGAGGTGTATGTGTTGATAAACCGGCAATCGCACAGCATGAGTACGGTGGCCGCAGCGACGATCAAAGATTATGGCTTCGGTACGCTGGTAGGAGAGGAGACGGGTGAATATGCCTCCTTGCATGCTTCTCAGTTTGGTTTTGCTTTACCGGCTACGGGCATTATTGTAAAACTGAGCAAGGGCTATATCATACGGCCCGGCGGCAGTGAGGCGCGCGAGGGGCTGAAGCCGGACATCATGATCGGTGACCACCTGCTGGATGATGAGGATGAGATCCTGGATACTCTGTTAAATAAACTTGATCAATAG
- a CDS encoding DUF3137 domain-containing protein, producing MEPKLQGELLQLYDDKLKGVFQSLETKRRKLYGYYTAIALTALAGLLPFIFFHAIYPFLFLILVAGPLLILLIVRLRQKMLAYRRDYKQGVVGAVVKATDPSWRYDPEGCLSEEEYLDSGLFPDTHTYYKGDDLITGRIEKTDFRCSEVYAASRAQTGEKVSDYAVFKGLLFHADFNKYFSGKTYVWPVLPGGNGGSGLPVFGARDKDTRVVKLEDPEFNKRFIVSSTDEAEARYLLTPDMMRAILRIPRLYAGRPVYLSFVNNRVYCAIRYTTNLFEPDYYYPHRGYDDVLLLHYMIELNAALVHELKLNTRIWSKQ from the coding sequence ATGGAGCCTAAACTGCAGGGTGAGTTGCTACAGCTTTACGATGATAAGCTAAAAGGGGTTTTTCAGTCGCTGGAAACGAAACGGAGAAAGCTGTACGGCTACTATACGGCTATAGCGCTTACGGCGCTGGCGGGTTTGCTGCCTTTTATCTTTTTTCATGCTATCTATCCTTTTCTGTTTCTCATACTGGTGGCAGGGCCGCTGCTGATACTGCTGATCGTGAGACTGCGACAGAAAATGCTTGCGTACCGCAGGGATTATAAGCAGGGCGTGGTAGGGGCGGTGGTGAAGGCTACAGACCCTTCCTGGCGCTATGATCCGGAGGGGTGCCTGAGTGAAGAGGAATACCTGGATAGCGGGCTTTTCCCTGATACGCATACGTACTATAAGGGGGACGACCTGATCACGGGCAGGATAGAAAAGACGGACTTTCGCTGCTCGGAAGTGTATGCCGCCAGCCGTGCGCAGACAGGGGAAAAGGTAAGCGATTATGCGGTATTCAAGGGCTTATTATTCCATGCGGATTTTAATAAATACTTTTCTGGTAAGACCTATGTGTGGCCTGTATTGCCTGGCGGTAATGGTGGATCCGGTTTACCTGTATTTGGTGCAAGGGATAAGGACACGAGGGTGGTGAAACTGGAAGACCCGGAATTCAATAAACGATTTATAGTGAGTAGTACGGACGAGGCAGAAGCCCGCTACCTGCTTACACCAGATATGATGAGGGCTATCTTACGGATACCGCGCTTGTATGCGGGGCGGCCTGTATACCTGTCATTTGTCAATAATCGTGTCTACTGTGCTATACGATATACGACCAACCTGTTTGAGCCGGACTATTACTACCCGCACAGGGGCTATGATGACGTATTGCTATTACATTATATGATCGAACTGAATGCGGCACTGGTGCATGAACTGAAGCTGAACACGCGAATCTGGTCGAAGCAATAG
- a CDS encoding GIY-YIG nuclease family protein produces MGSYYVYIISNEHHTVFYTGFTDDLFRRTSEHRDKIRKSFTAKYNCCKLLYYEEFDNAADALHRERLVKRYKRDFKHNLIISMNPEWEDLFEQFLVD; encoded by the coding sequence ATGGGATCCTACTACGTTTATATCATAAGTAACGAACACCATACGGTATTCTACACCGGCTTTACAGACGACCTTTTCCGTCGAACTTCCGAGCATCGCGATAAGATACGGAAGAGCTTTACGGCTAAATATAATTGCTGCAAGCTGCTCTACTACGAAGAGTTCGATAACGCCGCCGATGCCCTCCATCGCGAGCGTCTCGTCAAACGCTACAAACGCGATTTCAAACACAACCTCATCATCTCAATGAACCCAGAGTGGGAAGATCTATTTGAGCAGTTTTTGGTAGATTAG
- the hsdR gene encoding EcoAI/FtnUII family type I restriction enzme subunit R → MNEQETRSNLIYPRLVEAGWKETDGSIIREEIHITKGRLIGNGRREKPKIADYILRYRNRDLAVVEAKARSKHYTEGLMQAKEYADRLNTPYAYATNGEEIYEVNMQEGREGDVAAFPGPQELWERIYGPDEPAPLSVADWKDRLHAVPFEAYGERWQLRYYQQNAISAVINAIAEGQQRILLTLATGTGKTAISFQIIWKLFQARWNLNRDGQRTPRVLFLADRNILANQAYIAFSAFEEEALCRIRPSELRKKGKVPTNRSIFFTIFQTFMSGEEDSPWYTEYDPDFFDFIVIDECHRGGARDESRWREVMEHFEPAVQLGMTATPKRDVNADTYDYFGEPVYVYSLKEGINDGFLTPFRVKKFTTQLDEYQFEPDDVVLDGEIDPKRLYREEDFNRIIEIKEREKYRVQLLMEHLDQRQKTIVFCATQEHAAAVRDLINQMKTLSNDVRYCVRVTANDGDQGEKYLRDFQNDEKHIPTILTTSQKLSTGVDAPEVRNIVLLRKVNSMVEFKQIVGRGTRLYDNKDYFTIYDFVKAYEHFNDPEWDGEPDAPEPPAPGGDGPREPKPYPQPEPPGSAGDDGGDSGYRKRTKVKLADGKYRHLQHMASTSFYEPDTGRLLSAQEFLERLFGDLPGLFTNEQELRRIWSKPDTRRQLLQELEEKGYGHDQLRELQKLTDAEDCDLYDVLSYVAFTADKIKRSTRADKARIHLQEYDPAQQEFLNFVLQQYVEVGVEELDQQKLQSLLKLKYRAIANAKAALGPPATIKRTFDDFQQFLYAG, encoded by the coding sequence ATGAACGAACAGGAAACCCGGAGTAACCTGATATACCCCAGGCTGGTAGAGGCAGGCTGGAAGGAAACCGACGGCAGCATTATCCGTGAGGAAATCCACATTACCAAAGGCCGCCTGATAGGCAACGGCCGCCGCGAAAAGCCCAAAATAGCGGACTACATACTGCGCTACCGTAACCGTGACCTGGCCGTGGTAGAGGCCAAAGCCCGCAGCAAGCACTATACCGAAGGCCTCATGCAGGCCAAAGAATACGCCGACCGCCTCAATACCCCCTACGCCTATGCCACCAACGGCGAGGAGATATACGAAGTAAATATGCAGGAGGGCCGAGAGGGCGATGTGGCCGCCTTTCCCGGCCCGCAGGAGCTGTGGGAGCGCATATATGGCCCCGATGAGCCCGCGCCGCTCAGTGTCGCAGACTGGAAAGACCGCCTGCACGCCGTGCCCTTTGAGGCCTATGGCGAGCGCTGGCAGCTACGCTACTACCAGCAAAACGCCATCAGTGCCGTCATAAACGCCATAGCCGAAGGGCAGCAGCGCATCCTGCTCACCCTGGCCACCGGCACCGGCAAAACCGCCATCTCCTTCCAGATCATCTGGAAGCTCTTTCAGGCTCGCTGGAACCTGAACCGCGACGGGCAGCGTACCCCCCGCGTGCTCTTCCTGGCCGACCGCAACATCCTCGCCAACCAGGCCTACATTGCCTTCAGCGCCTTTGAAGAAGAGGCCCTGTGCCGCATACGCCCCTCGGAGCTGCGCAAAAAGGGCAAGGTACCCACCAACCGCAGCATCTTCTTTACCATCTTCCAGACCTTTATGTCCGGCGAAGAAGACAGCCCCTGGTACACGGAGTACGACCCGGACTTCTTTGATTTTATCGTAATAGACGAGTGCCACCGTGGCGGCGCGCGCGACGAGAGCCGCTGGCGGGAGGTGATGGAGCACTTTGAACCGGCGGTGCAACTGGGCATGACGGCCACGCCCAAGCGCGATGTAAACGCCGATACCTACGACTACTTTGGCGAGCCCGTGTACGTGTATAGCCTGAAGGAGGGCATAAACGATGGCTTCCTCACGCCCTTCCGCGTAAAGAAGTTTACCACGCAACTGGACGAGTACCAGTTTGAGCCGGACGACGTGGTGCTGGACGGCGAGATAGACCCCAAACGCCTGTACCGCGAAGAAGACTTTAACCGCATCATCGAGATAAAGGAGCGGGAGAAGTACCGCGTACAACTGCTGATGGAGCACCTGGACCAGCGGCAGAAGACCATTGTGTTCTGCGCCACCCAGGAGCATGCCGCCGCCGTGCGCGACCTCATCAACCAGATGAAGACCCTGAGCAATGACGTCCGCTACTGCGTGCGCGTAACCGCAAATGATGGCGACCAGGGTGAGAAGTACCTGCGCGACTTCCAGAACGATGAAAAGCACATACCCACCATACTCACCACCAGCCAGAAGCTAAGCACCGGCGTAGATGCCCCGGAGGTACGTAACATTGTGCTGCTGCGCAAGGTAAACAGCATGGTGGAGTTTAAGCAGATAGTAGGCCGCGGCACCCGCCTGTATGACAATAAAGACTACTTTACCATATACGACTTTGTAAAGGCCTACGAGCACTTTAACGACCCCGAGTGGGACGGAGAACCCGACGCCCCGGAGCCGCCAGCCCCCGGTGGTGACGGCCCCCGCGAACCAAAGCCCTACCCGCAGCCCGAGCCACCTGGCAGCGCAGGTGATGATGGTGGCGACAGCGGCTACCGCAAGCGTACCAAAGTAAAGCTGGCAGACGGCAAGTACCGCCACCTGCAGCATATGGCCAGCACCAGCTTCTACGAGCCCGACACCGGCAGGCTGCTCAGCGCACAGGAGTTCCTCGAGCGGCTATTCGGCGACCTGCCCGGCCTCTTTACCAATGAGCAGGAGCTGCGGCGCATATGGAGCAAGCCCGATACCCGGCGGCAACTGCTGCAGGAGCTGGAAGAGAAGGGCTACGGACACGACCAGCTACGCGAGCTGCAAAAGCTGACCGACGCAGAAGATTGCGACCTGTACGACGTGCTCAGCTACGTGGCCTTTACCGCAGACAAAATAAAGCGCAGCACCCGTGCCGACAAGGCACGCATACACCTGCAGGAGTACGACCCCGCCCAGCAGGAGTTCCTCAACTTTGTGCTGCAGCAGTATGTGGAGGTAGGCGTAGAAGAGCTGGACCAGCAAAAGCTGCAATCCCTGCTAAAGCTGAAGTACCGCGCCATCGCCAACGCCAAAGCCGCCCTCGGCCCACCCGCCACCATCAAACGTACGTTTGATGATTTTCAGCAGTTTTTGTATGCGGGGTAA
- a CDS encoding GIY-YIG nuclease family protein: METYYVYIISNVHHTVFYTGFTSDIFRRTSEHRNKIRKSFTAKYNCCKLLYYEEFDNAADALHRERLVKRYKRAFTYNLINSMNPEWEDLFGILA, encoded by the coding sequence ATGGAAACCTACTACGTTTACATCATCAGTAACGTACACCATACCGTGTTCTACACCGGTTTTACCAGCGACATCTTCCGGCGCACCTCCGAGCACCGCAATAAGATACGGAAGTCCTTCACCGCCAAATACAACTGCTGTAAGCTCCTCTACTACGAGGAGTTTGATAATGCCGCCGATGCCCTGCACCGCGAACGCCTCGTCAAACGCTACAAGCGCGCGTTTACATACAACCTCATCAACTCCATGAACCCGGAGTGGGAAGACCTATTTGGCATATTAGCCTAA
- a CDS encoding restriction endonuclease subunit S translates to MKEGWEVKKLGEVCELINGRAYKRAELLEQGKYPVLRVGNFFTNNHWYYSDLELDKNKYCDNGDLLYAWSASFGPRIWDGNKVIYHYHIWKLLPNESKILKAFLYKFLLYDTEKIKTEKGVGTTMVHVTKGAMEKRELYLPLIEEQKQIVSILDKTFAAIEQARANVQQNLENARELFQSELNAIFSQKGEGWEEKRLGDLSFMKSGGTPLKSKKEYWNNGNIPWYSSGELNHTYTQASKGFITLEGLNNSNAKLFPKGSLLIGMYDTAALKMSILDREATFNQAIAGFPPTGDIDNLFILHYINSKKEDLLNLRRGVRQKNLSLKKLKDIIIELPSLETQKEVINKLDSLNNKINSLQSHYQQKLDELDELKQSLLQQAFSGHLT, encoded by the coding sequence ATGAAAGAAGGCTGGGAAGTAAAGAAGTTGGGGGAGGTGTGCGAACTAATCAACGGTAGAGCTTATAAGCGTGCTGAACTTTTGGAACAAGGAAAATATCCTGTTTTGCGTGTTGGTAATTTTTTCACTAATAATCATTGGTACTACTCAGACTTAGAACTTGATAAAAATAAATATTGCGATAATGGTGATCTCTTATACGCTTGGTCAGCATCATTTGGCCCAAGAATATGGGATGGGAATAAAGTAATTTATCATTATCATATTTGGAAACTTTTACCCAATGAAAGTAAAATACTGAAAGCGTTTTTATACAAGTTTCTCTTATACGATACCGAAAAAATTAAGACAGAGAAAGGGGTAGGAACTACCATGGTTCATGTGACTAAAGGAGCTATGGAGAAGAGGGAATTATATTTACCCCTTATAGAAGAACAAAAACAAATCGTCTCCATCCTCGACAAGACCTTTGCCGCGATAGAGCAGGCCCGGGCCAATGTACAGCAAAACCTCGAAAACGCCCGCGAACTCTTCCAAAGCGAACTCAACGCCATCTTCTCCCAAAAAGGAGAGGGGTGGGAAGAGAAGAGGTTAGGGGATTTATCTTTTATGAAAAGTGGAGGAACACCTTTAAAATCTAAGAAAGAATATTGGAATAATGGTAATATTCCATGGTATTCATCAGGCGAGTTAAATCATACTTATACACAAGCATCTAAGGGCTTTATTACACTAGAGGGATTAAATAATTCAAATGCCAAATTATTCCCAAAAGGTTCTCTATTAATAGGAATGTATGATACAGCCGCATTAAAAATGTCTATTTTAGACAGAGAGGCTACATTTAATCAAGCTATTGCTGGGTTTCCACCTACAGGTGATATTGATAATCTTTTCATTCTCCATTATATTAATTCTAAAAAAGAAGATCTTTTAAACCTCCGAAGAGGTGTACGTCAGAAAAATCTTAGTTTAAAGAAGCTGAAGGATATAATTATTGAGCTGCCATCATTGGAAACTCAAAAAGAAGTAATTAATAAATTAGATAGCTTAAATAATAAAATCAATTCCCTCCAATCCCACTACCAACAAAAGCTGGATGAGCTGGACGAGCTAAAGCAAAGCCTGCTTCAGCAAGCCTTCAGCGGCCACCTTACCTGA